One genomic segment of Desulfomicrobium sp. ZS1 includes these proteins:
- a CDS encoding TrkH family potassium uptake protein, with amino-acid sequence MTFQSNFLKMHPATLVLASFLLVISAGTILLMLPVSTHDGHIPFIDALFTATSAVCVTGLVVVDTGSFYTLFGQCVILALIQIGGLGLMTISVALFQWLGRSVSFRHRMAMQDLFAHTPREDIFVLVKSIILFTLAAESVGAIFLTLHWMNEYSISEALYMGFFHSISAFCNAGFALFSDSMVRYSDSIILNSTICFLIVLGGIGFPVLYDIQIWSAGRKGARGRLSIQSKTVLLTTVVLILFGAIMFAFLEQRGENLQTSFVHRILSSVFQSITCRTAGFNTVDIGSLKDATLTMMIFLMFFGASPGSCGGGVKTTTLALLAAFTIGRVKKRRRVNMFKKSIPNETVTRSVSLVLVSLVVIGIALFLLLIGDAVGGHETGGSNGAFLSYLFETVSAFGTVGLSMGITADLTTWGKIIIMLMMVVGRVGVLTFSYIIVGSVATKGFEYSEENLMIG; translated from the coding sequence ATGACGTTTCAGTCTAATTTTTTGAAAATGCATCCTGCAACCCTCGTGCTTGCCAGTTTTTTGTTGGTCATTTCTGCCGGGACAATCCTGCTCATGCTTCCCGTCTCCACGCATGACGGGCACATACCTTTCATCGATGCACTCTTTACCGCTACATCAGCTGTTTGCGTGACAGGACTTGTTGTTGTGGACACAGGGAGTTTTTACACATTGTTCGGGCAGTGTGTGATTCTTGCTCTCATTCAGATAGGCGGCCTTGGTTTAATGACAATCTCTGTTGCCCTTTTTCAATGGCTTGGGCGCAGTGTTTCTTTTCGGCATCGAATGGCCATGCAAGATCTCTTTGCGCACACTCCGCGCGAAGACATTTTTGTTCTCGTCAAGAGTATAATTTTGTTTACACTTGCAGCTGAATCGGTGGGCGCGATTTTTTTAACTTTGCATTGGATGAATGAATATTCAATAAGTGAAGCATTATATATGGGGTTTTTCCACTCGATTTCAGCATTTTGCAATGCAGGTTTCGCTTTATTCTCTGACAGTATGGTTCGATATAGTGATAGTATAATTTTAAACTCCACGATATGTTTTCTCATTGTGTTAGGAGGGATCGGATTTCCAGTGCTCTATGATATTCAAATTTGGAGCGCGGGACGAAAAGGCGCCAGAGGCCGCCTGTCGATACAAAGCAAAACAGTGCTGCTGACCACGGTGGTGCTTATATTGTTTGGTGCAATCATGTTCGCATTTCTCGAACAGCGTGGTGAAAATTTGCAAACCTCGTTTGTGCACAGAATTCTATCTTCGGTATTCCAGTCGATCACGTGCAGGACGGCGGGGTTTAACACTGTGGACATCGGCTCTCTCAAGGATGCCACTTTGACCATGATGATTTTTTTGATGTTTTTTGGTGCGTCCCCCGGGTCGTGCGGAGGGGGAGTCAAGACCACGACCCTTGCACTATTGGCTGCTTTTACCATCGGGAGAGTTAAAAAAAGACGGCGAGTCAACATGTTCAAAAAAAGTATCCCAAATGAAACTGTTACTCGCAGTGTCTCGCTTGTGCTTGTTTCTCTCGTAGTCATTGGCATCGCGCTTTTTTTGCTCCTTATTGGCGATGCAGTAGGGGGGCATGAAACAGGCGGGTCGAATGGAGCGTTTTTGTCCTATTTGTTCGAAACTGTTTCCGCTTTCGGCACGGTGGGGCTATCCATGGGTATCACTGCGGACCTTACCACCTGGGGAAAAATTATCATTATGCTGATGATGGTGGTTGGCCGCGTTGGAGTTCTGACGTTTTCGTACATAATTGTAGGGTCTGTGGCGACGAAAGGTTTTGAATATTCTGAAGAAAATCTCATGATCGGATAG
- a CDS encoding ATP-binding protein — protein MTLKKKILIGYGLSFAFMGFVVALAVINLVALGKATDAILSENYRSILAAENMVDAIERQDSGTLLVLMGEVEEGTALFQKNEAIFLEWLGRAKDNITISGEADLLSAIAVDYASYQQVAASLAALQADSGGLTYRRMIFPMFMQVREACISLRNINEETMYAASVDAKKVAHNAIWSTVLVASLALVVALIFSMILAERIVHPIRRFMEASRHISAGDYDVQVPVGGSDELSRLASEFNQMATQVGRYNAMNIEKVIAEKNKSEAVLESIEDGLVIFDLELKVAGINPAAWRIFDLPPVEDPGLRCGDIIPDSRLCDLIRDTVETGWPPTMPDEQRVISFQHAEGAAHYLFSITVIRGIERDLSGVVLLLKDITRLKQVEQLKSDFVMAASHELRTPLTSLGMSVDLLLEHAFHNLAEKDRELLLAAHEEVHRMKSLVSDLLDLSKIEAGRIEMEFEDVPVATFFEHMQSVFKSQMELKQVAFVSGIHGDLPLVRADANKIAWVLSNLVSNALRYVNRGGCVALMAQQFGAHVHLAVKDDGLGIPEEYQARIFHKFVQVKGQEAGGSGLGLAICKEIVRAHGGTIWVESVPGRGSTFTFTLPVVGAGN, from the coding sequence ATGACTTTGAAAAAGAAAATCCTGATCGGCTATGGGCTGTCGTTTGCTTTCATGGGCTTTGTCGTGGCTTTGGCCGTGATCAATCTGGTTGCCCTGGGCAAGGCGACAGATGCCATTCTCAGCGAGAACTACAGAAGCATTCTCGCAGCGGAAAACATGGTCGATGCGATCGAGCGTCAGGATAGCGGCACTCTTCTAGTTCTCATGGGAGAAGTGGAAGAGGGCACGGCTCTTTTCCAAAAAAACGAAGCGATTTTTCTCGAATGGCTGGGCCGCGCCAAAGACAACATCACCATCAGCGGGGAAGCTGACCTGCTGTCTGCCATAGCGGTCGACTATGCATCCTATCAGCAGGTCGCCGCAAGTCTGGCCGCGCTGCAGGCAGATTCCGGCGGGCTGACCTACAGACGGATGATATTCCCGATGTTCATGCAGGTACGCGAGGCCTGCATCAGCCTGCGCAATATCAATGAAGAGACGATGTATGCGGCCAGTGTGGATGCGAAGAAAGTTGCCCATAACGCCATCTGGTCCACTGTGCTGGTTGCATCCTTGGCATTGGTGGTCGCCTTGATTTTCAGCATGATCCTGGCGGAACGGATAGTTCACCCGATCCGTCGCTTCATGGAGGCTTCGCGCCATATTTCCGCAGGCGACTATGATGTTCAGGTCCCAGTGGGAGGGTCCGACGAGCTGAGCCGTCTTGCGAGCGAGTTCAACCAGATGGCCACTCAGGTCGGTCGATACAACGCCATGAACATCGAAAAGGTCATTGCCGAAAAGAACAAGAGCGAAGCGGTGCTTGAAAGCATCGAGGACGGCCTGGTGATCTTCGATCTCGAACTCAAGGTCGCAGGCATCAATCCAGCGGCATGGAGGATTTTCGATCTGCCGCCGGTTGAAGATCCCGGTTTGCGTTGCGGCGACATAATTCCCGACTCCAGACTGTGCGACTTGATTCGAGACACCGTCGAGACGGGCTGGCCTCCGACCATGCCAGACGAACAGCGCGTTATCAGTTTTCAGCACGCTGAGGGCGCGGCACACTACCTGTTCTCGATCACGGTCATACGCGGGATTGAGCGCGACCTGTCAGGTGTTGTGCTGCTCCTGAAGGATATTACCCGATTGAAGCAGGTCGAGCAGCTCAAGAGCGACTTCGTCATGGCGGCATCTCACGAATTGCGCACTCCGCTGACGAGTCTGGGGATGAGTGTGGACCTGCTGCTCGAACATGCCTTCCACAATCTTGCCGAGAAGGATCGCGAGCTGTTGCTGGCAGCGCACGAGGAAGTGCATCGGATGAAGTCCCTGGTCAGCGATCTGCTTGATCTTTCCAAAATCGAAGCAGGCAGGATCGAGATGGAATTCGAGGACGTCCCGGTGGCAACCTTTTTTGAACACATGCAGTCAGTTTTCAAAAGCCAGATGGAATTGAAGCAGGTCGCGTTTGTATCGGGAATCCACGGGGATTTGCCGCTTGTCCGAGCGGACGCCAACAAGATCGCCTGGGTACTCAGCAATCTGGTTTCCAATGCCTTGCGCTATGTGAACAGGGGCGGTTGCGTGGCGCTTATGGCGCAGCAGTTCGGGGCGCATGTCCATTTGGCGGTCAAGGATGATGGTTTGGGCATCCCGGAGGAATATCAGGCCAGGATTTTTCATAAATTCGTGCAGGTAAAAGGGCAGGAAGCAGGCGGTTCGGGTCTGGGCCTTGCGATTTGCAAGGAAATCGTCCGCGCCCACGGCGGAACGATTTGGGTCGAATCAGTTCCCGGTCGGGGGAGCACCTTCACGTTCACACTGCCTGTGGTAGGCGCGGGGAATTAA
- a CDS encoding sigma-54 dependent transcriptional regulator: protein MNELKILIVDDETNIRKTLSYCLAAEGHTVIAVSNPADAMEESRSRVFDMAFVDLKLGDEDGMDLIPALLADSPWIKVVVITAHASIESVVDAMRRGAADYLAKPFTPSQVKFLTGRIAKVRELETQIVALKENMQRLGPEDRLQSNNVGMQRVMELARKAAPSEATVLLQGESGTGKTVFARAIHNWSARALKPMAVVPCPAIPSELLESELFGHAKGAFTGAVRDNPGRIAACEGGTLFLDEIGDMPPAVQAKLLRFIQDKEYERLGEAVSRKADVRIIAATNAELKDRVADGRFREDLFYRLNVISLTVPPLRERPEDILALSLDFLSYFSRVNRKTILGLTDEATHALTQYVWPGNVRELRNAVERAVILGSGDKLDKNDLPESIIPATSTLKIGDAVSLATIEELHIRRVLATSSSLQVAADILGIDQATLWRRRKTYGI from the coding sequence ATGAACGAGCTGAAAATTTTAATCGTCGATGACGAAACCAATATTCGCAAAACCCTTTCCTATTGTCTGGCGGCGGAGGGCCATACGGTCATCGCCGTGAGCAATCCCGCCGATGCCATGGAGGAGAGTCGTTCGCGTGTCTTTGACATGGCCTTCGTCGATCTCAAACTGGGCGACGAAGACGGAATGGATCTCATCCCTGCCTTGCTCGCGGATTCCCCGTGGATCAAGGTTGTCGTCATCACGGCGCATGCCTCAATCGAAAGCGTTGTCGATGCCATGCGACGAGGGGCCGCTGATTATCTGGCCAAGCCGTTCACGCCGAGCCAGGTCAAGTTTCTCACGGGCCGGATTGCCAAGGTTCGCGAATTGGAAACGCAGATCGTTGCCCTCAAGGAGAACATGCAGCGTCTTGGGCCGGAAGATAGGCTCCAGAGCAACAATGTCGGCATGCAGCGGGTCATGGAACTGGCCAGGAAGGCGGCGCCTTCGGAGGCGACCGTTTTGCTTCAGGGCGAAAGCGGGACCGGCAAAACCGTCTTTGCCAGGGCCATTCACAACTGGAGCGCCAGGGCCTTGAAACCGATGGCGGTCGTGCCGTGTCCGGCCATTCCGTCGGAGTTGCTTGAAAGTGAACTCTTCGGTCATGCAAAGGGAGCTTTTACCGGAGCCGTCCGGGATAACCCCGGCCGGATTGCCGCCTGCGAAGGCGGGACTCTCTTCCTGGACGAAATCGGAGACATGCCTCCAGCCGTTCAGGCCAAGCTGCTGCGCTTCATTCAGGACAAGGAATATGAGCGGCTGGGAGAAGCGGTTTCCAGAAAGGCGGATGTGCGCATCATCGCGGCAACCAACGCCGAGTTGAAAGACCGGGTCGCGGATGGACGCTTTCGGGAAGACCTTTTCTATCGGCTGAACGTGATCAGCCTGACCGTTCCTCCGTTGCGAGAGCGTCCAGAGGACATCCTCGCTCTTTCGCTGGATTTTCTTTCCTACTTCAGTCGCGTCAACCGCAAAACGATCCTCGGACTCACGGACGAGGCCACGCACGCACTCACGCAATATGTCTGGCCCGGAAACGTTCGCGAATTGCGCAATGCCGTCGAACGCGCCGTAATACTGGGCAGCGGCGACAAGCTCGATAAAAATGATCTGCCCGAAAGCATCATCCCCGCGACCAGCACGCTGAAAATCGGTGACGCGGTATCACTCGCCACGATCGAGGAGCTGCATATTCGCAGAGTCCTGGCCACGTCATCATCGCTACAGGTCGCTGCCGATATCCTGGGTATCGATCAGGCGACGCTGTGGCGCCGAAGAAAGACCTACGGAATCTGA
- a CDS encoding DUF362 domain-containing protein, giving the protein MEKAKVYFTDFRTVAFGDGLPTKLKKLIRKAGIGEIDMDGKFVAIKLHFGELGNVSYLRPNYAKAVADLVKELGGKPFLTDCNTMYPGKRKNALEHLECAWENGFSPLSVGCPILIGDGLKGTDDIAVPVVGGEYVKEAKIGRAVMDADVFISLTHFKGHEMTGFGGAIKNIGMGCGSRAGKTEQHSGGKASIDEAKCRGCMACLKECANEGLFFDEEAGKMRVNVDNCVGCGRCLGACNFDAIAFKNFAANELLNKRMAEYTKAVVDGRPHFHISLIVDVSPNCDCHGENDAPILPDLGMFASFDPLALDQACVDACMKASPLPGSQLFENLSKPDFHDHHDHFKNSTPQSEWRSCLDHAEKIGLGTKDYELIFVK; this is encoded by the coding sequence ATGGAGAAAGCAAAGGTTTATTTTACGGATTTCCGCACGGTGGCTTTCGGTGACGGGCTGCCGACCAAGCTCAAGAAGTTGATCAGGAAGGCCGGGATCGGGGAAATCGACATGGATGGGAAGTTCGTCGCCATCAAGCTGCATTTCGGCGAACTGGGCAACGTCAGCTATCTTCGCCCCAATTACGCGAAGGCCGTGGCCGACCTGGTCAAGGAGCTGGGCGGCAAGCCCTTCCTGACCGACTGCAACACCATGTATCCGGGCAAGCGCAAGAACGCCCTGGAGCATCTGGAGTGCGCCTGGGAAAACGGGTTTTCTCCGCTGTCGGTCGGATGTCCGATCCTGATCGGGGACGGGCTGAAGGGGACCGACGATATCGCGGTGCCCGTCGTGGGCGGGGAATACGTGAAGGAAGCCAAGATCGGACGGGCGGTCATGGATGCGGACGTGTTCATCAGCCTGACCCACTTCAAGGGGCACGAGATGACCGGTTTCGGCGGGGCCATCAAGAATATCGGCATGGGCTGCGGTTCCCGGGCCGGCAAGACGGAGCAGCACAGCGGCGGCAAGGCTTCCATCGACGAGGCCAAATGCCGGGGCTGCATGGCCTGCCTGAAGGAATGCGCCAACGAGGGGCTTTTCTTTGATGAGGAAGCGGGGAAGATGCGCGTCAACGTGGACAATTGCGTCGGTTGCGGCCGCTGCCTCGGGGCCTGTAATTTCGATGCCATCGCGTTCAAAAACTTCGCGGCCAATGAGCTCCTGAACAAGCGCATGGCGGAATACACCAAGGCGGTGGTGGACGGTCGACCACACTTTCACATCTCGCTCATCGTCGATGTCTCCCCCAACTGTGACTGCCACGGGGAAAACGACGCGCCCATCCTGCCCGATCTGGGCATGTTCGCCTCCTTCGACCCGCTGGCCCTGGACCAGGCCTGCGTGGACGCCTGCATGAAGGCGAGTCCCCTTCCGGGCAGCCAGCTCTTCGAAAACCTGTCGAAGCCCGATTTTCATGATCATCACGATCACTTCAAGAACTCCACGCCCCAGTCGGAATGGCGTTCCTGCCTCGATCATGCCGAGAAAATCGGCTTGGGCACCAAGGACTATGAGCTGATCTTCGTCAAATAA
- a CDS encoding transposase, whose amino-acid sequence MQTTNNAIDLQLIKNECESRIDSFFSQFGIATIARNSSIKKARGYSALTILLNIFVLPFIGKNIYRSIVINPKSDVGKDAIYEFMRSSNFGWRRFLLKLAFGVHEFIDGLTSKDRESVLILDDSTIERPRSKKVELLAKVHDHTTGRFLKGFKLLTLAWSDGSTLLPLDFALRSSANKKQRYQEVSKDLDKRSCGARRRQEAVTKSTELVEPMIVRALKAGIKAKYLLMDSWFAMPTLISDVCKHIPVICMVKRTPKIHYIFERQKMDVTQIYSQIRKRRGRAKILANAQVEFKDGLKAKLVFVRNKHKRDWLALLTTNVTLADEDVVRIYGKRWDIEVFFRTAKQHLELEKGCQSRDFDALIAHTTIVMTRYIFLSIEKRRTEDPRTLGLLFHRCCEEAEDCNLVKALCQILGITLENLKKLGEAQSQAERILLKAFQEGMRSLGHNFDYIFNEQRLLAANG is encoded by the coding sequence ATGCAAACTACAAATAATGCCATCGATTTGCAACTCATTAAAAACGAATGTGAGAGCAGAATCGATTCGTTTTTCAGTCAGTTCGGAATTGCGACCATTGCGCGAAATTCAAGTATCAAGAAAGCAAGAGGATATTCTGCTTTGACTATTCTTCTGAACATTTTTGTTCTTCCGTTCATCGGAAAGAATATCTATCGAAGCATCGTCATCAATCCTAAAAGTGATGTCGGAAAAGATGCCATCTATGAGTTTATGCGCTCAAGCAATTTCGGTTGGAGAAGATTCTTGCTCAAACTGGCCTTTGGCGTTCATGAATTCATAGACGGGTTGACCAGCAAAGATCGCGAATCCGTGCTTATTCTTGATGATTCCACCATTGAGCGTCCCAGATCGAAGAAGGTTGAACTGTTGGCGAAGGTTCACGACCATACGACCGGGCGATTCCTCAAAGGCTTCAAGTTGCTCACGCTGGCCTGGTCCGATGGATCAACCCTTTTACCTCTGGACTTTGCGCTGCGCTCTTCTGCGAACAAAAAGCAACGATACCAAGAAGTTTCCAAAGACCTTGATAAAAGATCATGCGGTGCGCGGCGGCGTCAGGAGGCTGTGACCAAATCGACAGAACTGGTTGAACCCATGATTGTGCGTGCGCTGAAGGCCGGCATCAAGGCCAAGTACCTCCTCATGGACAGTTGGTTCGCCATGCCCACCCTGATCTCCGACGTGTGCAAGCACATCCCCGTCATCTGCATGGTCAAACGCACGCCAAAGATCCACTACATCTTCGAAAGACAGAAGATGGACGTGACGCAGATTTACAGCCAGATCCGCAAACGTCGAGGCAGAGCCAAGATCCTTGCCAATGCCCAAGTCGAGTTCAAGGATGGCCTCAAAGCCAAGCTCGTCTTCGTACGCAACAAGCACAAGAGAGACTGGCTGGCCTTGCTTACCACGAACGTCACCCTTGCCGATGAAGACGTAGTCCGCATTTACGGCAAGCGCTGGGACATCGAGGTATTCTTCCGCACGGCCAAGCAGCATCTGGAACTGGAGAAAGGCTGCCAAAGCCGGGACTTCGATGCCCTCATCGCCCACACGACCATCGTGATGACCAGATACATCTTTCTCAGCATCGAAAAACGCAGGACGGAAGATCCAAGAACCCTCGGCCTGCTGTTTCATCGTTGCTGTGAGGAGGCCGAGGACTGCAATCTCGTCAAGGCACTGTGCCAAATCCTAGGCATCACCTTGGAAAACCTAAAGAAACTTGGCGAAGCTCAGAGCCAGGCAGAGCGCATACTGCTTAAGGCTTTTCAAGAAGGAATGCGTAGTTTGGGGCACAATTTCGATTATATTTTCAATGAACAAAGGTTGTTAGCTGCTAATGGCTAA
- a CDS encoding paraquat-inducible protein A produces MTLENGNPLQGETEDHGNVTHAAALCEAPKRVLACHNCDLLTEVSGPPGSTSLCPRCGAVLYRRKRNCIDRPLAFALCGVVLFAIALTNPFLAMKSGGFVQESTLLTGILELWKQHLYGLGGLVLLTCVAIPLAQLVGLMYILVPLRLQLCAPGSILIFRVIRHLDSWAMMEVFLIGILVALVKLAKMATIIPGIAVVALGLLTIVMTAAMTTLDPPLMWERLDPRR; encoded by the coding sequence ATGACCCTTGAAAACGGAAATCCTCTGCAGGGAGAAACAGAAGACCACGGCAACGTAACGCATGCCGCGGCGCTGTGTGAAGCACCGAAACGCGTGCTGGCCTGCCACAATTGCGACCTCCTGACCGAGGTTTCGGGTCCGCCCGGATCGACCTCGCTGTGTCCGCGCTGCGGGGCCGTACTGTACCGGCGGAAAAGAAACTGCATCGACCGACCCCTGGCCTTCGCCCTGTGCGGGGTGGTGCTCTTTGCCATCGCGCTGACCAACCCCTTCCTGGCCATGAAGAGCGGCGGGTTCGTGCAGGAGAGCACTCTGCTGACCGGCATCCTCGAGCTCTGGAAGCAGCACCTCTACGGCCTTGGCGGCCTGGTGCTGCTGACCTGTGTGGCCATTCCGCTGGCCCAGCTGGTGGGGCTCATGTATATTCTCGTTCCGTTGCGATTGCAGCTTTGCGCGCCCGGTTCCATACTCATCTTCCGCGTCATCCGCCATCTTGATTCGTGGGCCATGATGGAGGTTTTTCTCATCGGCATCCTGGTGGCGCTGGTCAAACTCGCCAAGATGGCGACCATCATCCCCGGAATCGCGGTGGTGGCGCTGGGTCTTCTGACCATTGTCATGACCGCCGCCATGACCACCCTCGACCCGCCCCTCATGTGGGAGCGGCTGGACCCGCGCCGATGA
- a CDS encoding paraquat-inducible protein A encodes MTARLTSAKSVGLVSCHDCHLLVKGDSLAPGAARCPRCGASLHPRKPGSIARAWALLLAAAIMYIPANVLPMTITSALGSVQADTIMSGVIYFMHSGSWEIAAVIFIASIFVPMAKLAILIFLLVSVQLRSRWRPRDRTVLYRITELAGRWSMVDVYVVTILVALVKLGAVASIEAGPAAVYFACVVVLTMLAAESFDPRIIWDVIEEDS; translated from the coding sequence ATGACCGCCCGCCTGACATCGGCGAAAAGCGTTGGTCTGGTCAGCTGCCACGACTGCCATCTGCTTGTTAAGGGCGACTCGCTGGCCCCGGGCGCTGCCCGTTGCCCGAGGTGCGGCGCGAGCCTGCACCCGCGCAAGCCCGGCAGCATCGCCCGGGCCTGGGCCCTGCTGCTGGCGGCGGCCATCATGTACATTCCGGCCAACGTCCTGCCCATGACCATCACCTCGGCCCTCGGCTCCGTTCAGGCCGACACCATCATGAGCGGGGTCATCTATTTCATGCACAGCGGATCGTGGGAAATCGCGGCCGTCATCTTCATTGCCAGCATTTTCGTGCCCATGGCCAAGCTTGCCATTCTGATTTTCCTGCTGGTGAGCGTGCAACTGCGCTCGCGCTGGCGGCCCAGGGACCGCACCGTCCTGTATCGCATTACGGAACTGGCTGGACGCTGGTCCATGGTCGATGTTTACGTGGTCACCATCCTGGTGGCGCTGGTCAAGCTCGGCGCTGTGGCCAGCATCGAGGCCGGACCGGCCGCGGTATATTTCGCCTGCGTGGTGGTGCTGACCATGCTCGCGGCAGAGAGTTTCGACCCGCGCATCATCTGGGATGTCATCGAGGAGGATTCATGA
- a CDS encoding intermembrane transport protein PqiB, translating to MTDINQAEQYAAPAQIRKKSGIPLVWIVPLVALVIGGWLVFKAYSEKGPVISISFPSAEGLEAGKTKIKFKDVIVGQVTEIRLGGDLQHVVVTADLSKDFERFLNDKTRFWITRAQIRGGTASGLDTLLSGAFIGVDPALGGAQTKNFTGLEVPPVVTTGLPGRHFWLRSKQRGSLSVGMPVYYRQIQVGQVVSFGFAPDGQAIDVQIFIEAPHHAKVTQNTRFWNASGVDVSLSAEGLKVDTQSLISIVSGALAFDVPEGTEPGGDVGEDHVFSLYQDFDSIHEQLYTVRKNWLIYFDQSVRGLSVGAPVEVYGIKIGEVAKIDLIYDTTLKEMRVPVIVSIEPERIANILTAVPNLESMKGEPVLKWFVEERNMKAQLKSGNLLTGQMLVDLGFYPQEPKAVMGYENGYAVIPSVPGSLDQIQDSIAKITRNLEKVPLEKIGNNLDSLLKETTGAIREITVAVKEAGGFARSLTSETSPLLQANLIALQKTLEELQKTLGQDSALNYNAKKTLEELTLTLRAMRELSGAIDRHPQSFLFGKGDDKDDTKK from the coding sequence ATGACCGATATCAATCAGGCCGAGCAGTATGCGGCCCCGGCACAAATCAGAAAAAAAAGCGGCATCCCCCTGGTATGGATCGTCCCACTCGTGGCCCTGGTCATCGGCGGGTGGCTGGTTTTCAAGGCCTACAGCGAGAAGGGGCCGGTGATCAGCATCTCCTTCCCCTCGGCCGAAGGCCTGGAGGCCGGAAAGACCAAGATCAAGTTCAAGGATGTGATCGTGGGTCAGGTCACCGAGATCCGCCTTGGCGGCGATCTCCAGCACGTGGTGGTCACAGCGGATCTGTCCAAGGATTTCGAGCGCTTTTTGAACGACAAGACCCGCTTCTGGATCACGCGGGCGCAGATACGGGGCGGCACGGCCTCGGGCCTTGACACCCTGCTCTCGGGTGCCTTCATCGGCGTCGATCCCGCCCTCGGCGGAGCGCAAACAAAGAATTTCACCGGCCTGGAGGTTCCTCCGGTCGTGACCACCGGTCTGCCCGGGCGCCACTTCTGGCTGCGTTCCAAGCAGCGCGGCTCTTTGAGCGTCGGCATGCCGGTCTACTACCGCCAGATCCAGGTCGGACAGGTGGTCAGCTTCGGCTTCGCCCCGGACGGGCAGGCCATCGACGTCCAGATCTTCATCGAGGCCCCGCACCATGCCAAGGTCACCCAAAACACCCGGTTCTGGAACGCCAGCGGGGTAGATGTCTCCCTGTCCGCCGAGGGACTCAAAGTCGACACCCAGTCGCTGATCTCCATCGTGTCCGGGGCGCTGGCCTTTGATGTTCCGGAAGGTACGGAGCCAGGCGGCGATGTCGGCGAGGATCACGTCTTCTCGCTGTATCAGGACTTCGACAGTATTCATGAGCAGCTCTATACCGTGCGCAAGAACTGGCTGATCTATTTCGACCAGTCGGTCCGGGGGCTCAGCGTTGGAGCACCAGTGGAAGTCTACGGGATCAAGATCGGCGAGGTGGCCAAGATTGATCTGATCTATGACACGACTCTCAAGGAAATGCGTGTCCCGGTGATCGTGTCCATCGAGCCGGAACGAATCGCCAACATTCTCACTGCCGTTCCCAATCTTGAATCGATGAAAGGAGAGCCGGTGCTCAAATGGTTCGTGGAAGAGCGCAACATGAAGGCACAGCTCAAATCCGGCAATCTGTTGACCGGCCAGATGCTCGTCGATTTGGGGTTTTATCCCCAGGAGCCCAAAGCCGTGATGGGATATGAAAACGGCTATGCGGTCATCCCCAGTGTCCCCGGTTCTCTTGACCAGATCCAGGACAGCATCGCCAAGATCACTCGCAACCTGGAAAAGGTGCCGCTGGAAAAAATCGGGAACAATCTTGATTCGCTGCTCAAGGAGACTACCGGCGCGATCAGGGAGATCACCGTCGCGGTCAAGGAGGCCGGAGGATTTGCCCGCAGCCTCACCAGCGAGACGTCGCCCCTCTTGCAGGCCAACCTGATCGCCTTGCAAAAGACCCTGGAAGAACTGCAGAAAACCCTTGGGCAGGATTCCGCGCTCAATTACAACGCCAAGAAGACGCTTGAGGAATTGACCCTGACCTTGCGGGCCATGCGCGAACTGAGCGGAGCCATTGATCGCCATCCGCAATCCTTCTTGTTCGGAAAAGGAGATGACAAAGATGACACGAAAAAATAG
- a CDS encoding membrane integrity-associated transporter subunit PqiC, whose product MTRKNSRFRFTALLALACATLLAGCAGSKIPTVYYSLYAPTVQGAGAPVTDDDISVSVGPVTIPDILKQTRIATGGENGSYDLAEYHRWSGDVDRDLARALAEHLARKLGTQRVSVFPWDQDFTPTYQVMVDVLFMGGAPGKEAMLSARWTIMDKAGQGGAITRRIDLRMPPTGPDLSSWVAAQQRNVEKLGVAIAETITEARK is encoded by the coding sequence ATGACACGAAAAAATAGCCGGTTCCGATTCACGGCATTGCTCGCCTTGGCATGCGCGACGCTTCTGGCGGGATGCGCCGGCTCAAAGATCCCCACCGTCTACTACAGCCTCTACGCACCGACGGTTCAAGGCGCGGGGGCACCCGTGACGGATGACGACATTTCCGTGAGTGTTGGTCCTGTGACCATCCCGGACATCCTGAAACAGACACGTATCGCCACGGGAGGAGAGAACGGAAGCTATGACCTGGCCGAGTATCACCGCTGGAGCGGCGACGTGGACCGAGACCTGGCCCGGGCGCTGGCCGAGCACTTGGCCCGTAAACTCGGCACCCAAAGAGTTTCTGTGTTCCCCTGGGACCAGGATTTCACGCCGACGTATCAGGTTATGGTAGATGTTCTCTTCATGGGCGGCGCGCCAGGGAAAGAGGCAATGTTAAGCGCACGCTGGACCATTATGGACAAGGCCGGACAAGGAGGCGCCATCACCCGCCGCATCGACCTGCGCATGCCTCCAACGGGTCCGGACCTGTCCTCTTGGGTCGCGGCCCAGCAGCGCAATGTCGAGAAGCTGGGAGTGGCGATTGCGGAAACGATAACCGAGGCACGCAAATAA